AGCCACCTTTACGCACGGTGAAGCCCTCCGGTATGTGAGATATATTTGTTAGGTTATTTGCTTTCATTGGTTTTTTATTATAGTATATACGTATTATTATATAATAAATACAGAATTATGAATACGTCACTTTTTCATAGAATTCAGCAAGAAAAGGCTCCTGAGATCTTATTCCTCTTGGTTGAGATCAGTCAGGGTGATTACAATAAATATGAGTATAACCATGATATTGGTGTCCTTGAAGTTGATCGTGTGCTCTATGGACCAATGTTTTACCCAATTAATTACTGCGATGTTCCAGGAACTTGGAACGATGGGGATAAAGACCCTCTTGATGCCCTTCTCTTTAGCAGCAAACCGATTGTTCCGGGCGCTATGGTTACAGGAAGAGTTATTGGTGCAATGGAGATGATCGATAATGGCGAAATTGATCATAAGATTGTTTGTGTAAATGCAAAAGATCCTCGCTTTGATCACGTGAAGAAGATTGAAGATCTGACACCGTATCAACGCAAAGATGTCGTAACCTTTTTTGAGCTTTACAAAATTCCTCAGACAGGTAAAGATACCACGACAGTTGGAAAGTTTATGGATTTTGATGAGGCTGCTGTATTTATTCAGAAATGTATAGATGCATATAAAGAGAAATTCGGAAACATACAAGGTAATTAGAATTCTTTATGAACAGCGCTGACTTGCTTGATTTAGAGAAGAAGTATTGTTCTTACGGAGACACTGTTCATTACGCTGAAAATCCGAAGATTTTTTCACGATGTGAAGGATCATATCTTTTTGATGAAAAAGATATGAGATATTTTGATTTGCAAATGTGGTATTCCGCCGTTAACCTTGGTTATGCAAACAAGAATATAAACACCGCGGTGAAAAAACAGATTGATACTTTACCCCAAATTGC
This DNA window, taken from Candidatus Moraniibacteriota bacterium, encodes the following:
- a CDS encoding inorganic diphosphatase, which produces MNTSLFHRIQQEKAPEILFLLVEISQGDYNKYEYNHDIGVLEVDRVLYGPMFYPINYCDVPGTWNDGDKDPLDALLFSSKPIVPGAMVTGRVIGAMEMIDNGEIDHKIVCVNAKDPRFDHVKKIEDLTPYQRKDVVTFFELYKIPQTGKDTTTVGKFMDFDEAAVFIQKCIDAYKEKFGNIQGN